One genomic region from Methanobrevibacter arboriphilus JCM 13429 = DSM 1125 encodes:
- a CDS encoding heavy metal-binding domain-containing protein yields MVLVEEFVISSANDVPGYKITETKGFAYGLTVRSRGLGGQLGGELRSILGGEIKEYQQMMEESRDKALNKLIEHAKSMEANGLIAVRYDSDAVATNMQEVLAYGTAVVLEKE; encoded by the coding sequence ATGGTATTAGTTGAAGAATTTGTTATTTCAAGTGCAAATGATGTTCCAGGATATAAAATTACTGAAACAAAAGGTTTTGCATATGGATTAACAGTAAGAAGTAGAGGATTAGGTGGACAACTTGGAGGAGAACTCCGATCTATTTTAGGTGGAGAAATAAAAGAATACCAACAAATGATGGAAGAATCAAGAGATAAAGCACTAAATAAATTAATAGAACATGCTAAAAGTATGGAAGCTAATGGATTAATAGCTGTTCGTTATGATTCAGATGCAGTAGCTACAAATATGCAAGAAGTATTAGCTTATGGAACTGCAGTTGTATTAGAAAAAGAGTAA